The genomic stretch GTTTAAAATCTGCCTCTACTGCGACTCTGTGTTGCTGGGGGTTTAGGCGGCTCCAAATCCTGCATGTGTTTAGTCAAAATTAACAAATGTTGAGGACCCTTTACGTCTATGCTCAAACTTAATTACTTTATAAGGGAAGTACTATACTGTGAAGAGGTTAGGTAGCTTCTTGACTTATAAGGGATAGATTGAGAATTCATGTCCAGGCAGTCTGATTCTAGAGCCTTCCATGCTTAGCCAGCATACGTATTTTCAGACATTAGAAGAGAAGTCCTACTTGGGGGCGGTGAATTCATTTTCGTGGTTGGCCTGTACTGTGCTTTGCGCTTCCCTGCTGGCCAGCTTGTTAGCAATTGGTGAACGAGAACGCAAGGAGGGTTACTACAAGCCGTGGCAAATAAAGGACTTGTGGTTACTACAAGCCGTGGCAAATAAAGGACTTGTGTTCTTCGGGCGACATGAGAAGGGGACCAAGCCCTTGAATCTGGAGTAGCCGGTTCAAAACCAGAGGCAATATTTACCATCCGCTTTCCTTACCAGACTGCAGAGAGGGTGTATATTGTGTTATACCGTTCAAACCCCCAAGACAAGACAGTACTGTCTTGTGATGAAGTGACAGTCTACTTTTTAGCTCTATGATTGTTAATCTTTGCTGTCAGTGTGGTGACAGGATTTGGGCTCATCACAGGAACACACCTTTGGGTGAACCTACCAGGGTATCTGCACAGGCAAGGCCCACCCAGAATGTGGCAGCACGGTCCCATGGGGTAGGGTCCCCAACGGACACCTTTGTCTCTTTCCGTTTCCTGACTATAGGTGCAGCCGCCGCCTCCCATCCCGGCACTGTGACCTCTTCACCATGCTGGGCTGTCTCCCTGAACAAATGATTCAGAATAagtcttccttccattgcctttgTCAAATATTCTGTCACGGCAGTGAGACAAGGAACTTATGCAAGTCCACCAACCAGTTAGGAGTGCAGGTGACTAGTAGCCAGCCACCATGTCCAGTAGGCATGCTGTGCTAGACATTAACATCGGACAGATAGTTCACGGAACCATTCCAGACCCTTCGGGAGTGGATACGCAGAAATGTCCACTTGTGTGATGTCATCTGCCTTCTCCTTTTGCAAACAGGTGTGGAGAGGAGACGCATCTATGACATCGTCAATGTGCTGGAGTCTCTGCATCTGGTCAGCCGGGTGGCGAAGAATCAGTATGGTTGGCACGGTCGACACAGCCTGCCCAGAACCCTGAGGACGCTGCAAAGACTGGGAGAGGAGCAGAAGTACGAAGAGCAGATGGCCTGCCTCCAGCAGAAGGAGCTGGACTTAGTGGATTATAGGTTCGGGGAGCGCAGGAAAGATGGCTCCCCAGATCCCCAAGATCAACACCTACTTGATTTTTCTGAGTCCGACTACCCTTCTTGTGAGTCCACTATGAATTCATGAATAATGGCAAAGGGAGTGACGGTCTCTTTGAAAACTGACCACTAAGATGTGAAGTGTCAGTTAGACAGccctgggaaacggggaacaAAGTCTTGACAGCAGGTGCACTCTTGCCATGGCCGCCAGCTGAGCTGCCCACTCCACCTCACTTGTGACAGTTCTCCTGGTCAGAATGTAGGAGCCACAGAGACTGATAACCACATACTGTTTGCCTTTGAGACTTCACactgaagacattttcttaaacCATTTTATTCAGTTATCTTGTTTGAGTAAATTGCTAAGAAGAACAACCCCCATAGTTGAGTCTGTTAAGAAAGACGACCTCTGCTTCCCTTTggtaccatttaagtgtttgttttttaattttatgtctacATTGTTCCTTCTTTACCCcaacttctctgtctcctcttctggctGTAAGCATTGATACCCATCAGTCCCACATCCCCCCTGTTTTGAGAATGGCACATACAGGCATCACTGACACGCTACCTTGCACAATTGGACGCTGGCGAAGGGTAGAATGGTTTTCTTTAGCTCCCCAACTTCATGGCGTTTAGCTCCGCCCCATAAGGAAGTACTTACCCTATAACCAGAGGAGACAGTCATCTTATGGGGGTTCTGCCATCCACAGCAGCACACAGATAACTGGTGTCCTGTTTGCGTAAAGGCAGGCCCTATTGTTAGGGTGCTGTCTAGACATGGTGATGACAGAAAAATGGGGTTCTTGGGTTGAAGATagctgaggacctgaattcagatccccagtaccaAGTAAAGTCAAGTACCtcggtggtgtgtgcctgtgaccctcacactagggaggcagaggtagtagaatccctggggctccctaaatagtcagtgagctccatgttctgtgggagaccctgtctcaacaaataaaattGTAAGCAGTTGAAGAAGTACGACTTGTCGACCTTTGGGCTCCGCACGCATGTGCAAATACCCGCTCCACGTGAGCATGTACACCCATCCACacgaacacagacacacacaacacataaatGGAGTTCTCGCTTTTGAGAGGAGAGTCGATGTTCTGAAAGCAGCTCCTGGTCCCTACCCCATCCTTTTATCTGTCTGCATTCATCTCTTCAGAGTGGCTTAAGGAGTCCTGCCATGTGGCTTCTGTTACATGATGTGAGCATGAACTATTAAGAGCAGTGGAAAATCACCACCCTTTTATGAGATGCAGGGAGATCCTTCCGATTTCTTTACAGGCTTATTTTTGTGATGTGCTTCCAGTGGCTTCTGCCTGTTACCCGATGATCCCGCCAATGCTGACGGAGTGAGGAGTGACGGAGCTGGGGAACTGGTAGCAAAGTCTTTCTTGTGGCAAAGCTGCGTTTTGATGATTTCTATTCTCTTTCCCGTTTTAGCATCTGCAAACAGTCGGAAAGATAAATCTCTAAGAATTATGAGCCAGAAGTTTGTCATGCTGTtccttgtctccaaaaccaagATTGTTACCCTGGACGTGGCTGCCAAAATCCTCATAGAAGAGAGCCAAGACACCCCAGACCACAGTAAATTCAAAAGTAAGAGCTTTCGCCTAATCCACGTATCAGCACAAAAGGGCCAGATTGCTGACgctgcttcctgcctctgaaatAAATATATCCAGAGAGGGTTTTTATTGACGGTGGTGGTTTTGGAGAAATGTAGCCCTTGTGCTCATAAAAGCCCTCCGTGCAGTAAACGTTCAGTCAGCTAATAGAACCCCCACCAGATCCACGTCAAGCCCCTTTTCCTCCATGATTATGGTGGACAGGGCAAATCCAAATGCTCCCCCGAGAGCCCGGGAGGGTGTGATCGATTAGCATTTCTCTTTGGTGATGCTACATCCGAGACAGAATGCCTGagtcttctttccccttctctccccatcccccgcCTACTTCTCTGAAGGCTGGAGATGAAAGTTTTTCTACAGGTAAGCACCCAAGGAATggccagggctggggtgggggggcggggacAGGGCTGCTCGGAAGGAGAGAGTCTCTGGGTGTCGCACCCACGCTTGCACCTTCCTTTCCCTTTGAGCTTAGCTGCAGGGTCCATGCCCTGGTAAGGAACCAGGAGCTTATCTTTCTCCAGtagtgttttggttttggcttgAATAATAGCCATCCTACTGGTGAAATGGTTAAGATAAAGCCCAACCCTGGCAGAAACCCTTTCTTCAAGTAGACGTGTGACCCTTCCTTCAACTCTTGACTAGAAAAGCAGACAGGCCATCTTGTCCTGTTTTTTAACACACCATCTGAGTCATGtgtcgccccccccccacacacacacacacttcatacaTGCATTTTTCCAAAGTTTCTCCAATGTGCTTTTCCATGCAGATCTCACCCATCCGGGGTTTCAGGTGAGCACCTGCTCTCTTTCAAAACTGTACCTCATGACCTTGAATCTTCCGCATCCTGTGTACCAGGAGTGTGGCTTCACGGAGACCCTAGGGGATCCCTGTCATTGTCACAGGTCAGCGCCTGTGAGGCGGGTACCAGCACCTCTTGCTGGGGGACATGCAGGACAAGCTTTTGTTGGCCACATACCAGAGTGATGTTCACTAAGCCTTCCATCCCAGCCTATCTCCCCCGGTATTTCTGCCATCATGAAGCTCCCTGCCTGTCCGCAAAGGGTTCTTACACAAGATGTGGCATTGTGGGAAGGGAAGGGCACATCGTCCTCCCCTGAtatttgtgtgtctgcatgtgcttCGTGCGCATAGCTCTCCACTGATACCATTGACAGAGCCATCAATCTCATTCACCTGTCCTCTGGAGGTTCATGTGGTAGCCAAGGAATGTTCCCCGTTGCGTAGACTAAAATGCAGTGGCATTGCACATGGCGTGACCACAGCTGTGTTTTCTATCTTCAAGCAAAGGTACGGCGCCTCTATGACATAGCCAATGTCCTGACCAGCTTGGCTCTGATAAAGAAAGTGCACGTCACGGAAGAGCGCGGCCGTAAACCAGCCTTCAAGTGGATCGGGCCTGTGGACTTCAGCTCCATTGGTAAGGAGATGGGTTCTGCTGAGGACCTGCTGTGGGATTCCAGCGAAGTCGACCTCTTCCCATTCTCTGTGTCACATTGAATGTTACGCTAATGACGTCGCTCTTGGACTCATAATTATTGTCCAGCAAATGTAGGTGCTGTTGCCTCATACACATCAGGAAGGAAAATACTAGAAGACCACGGGTTTAAGTAACTGCTAAAGTATACTCATTtatgaagttttattttgttctggaaCTCTTCCCTGAAAAGTTTGGGACTCCAAATTTAAAGAGACACTTCTGAACTTGGGTGATCTCTACATCTGCAAAATAAGCCACTGTTTTTCAGTAGCATTTAAAAACTACGATCAAAGCTGGCACAAGATAAGGTACCTTCTAAATCTGGTAGGGACATATCGGATGCCTTTTGTGTCATTTAGTTAAAAGATTAAACATACCACGATTTTGCTAAACCATATCAAAGGAACAGTTAACATATGTGCGGTCAGGGCCTGGATCTTCTGTGCAAGGGACCTTACATACAGCCATGCTGCCTGAGCACCAGCCGTTCAGATAGTGTTTGAATTTCCCTTTCCATGTTGGTATAGTGATACAAATTTGTGCCACATAACTAGGGCTTATAAAAGATTCAGCTCTCTGCCTCCTTGGTAAAATATTAGTGTTGGAGGAAGGATGCTTGttcgtcccggccacccagaaccgaaataatcacacagaaactgtgttatttaaaacactgcttggcccattagctctagcttcttattggctaactcttacaccttaatttaacccatcttcgttaatctgtgtattgccacaaggctatggcttactgggtaaagtttccagTGCCTGTCTTTGgctgggactacatggcttctctctctgcccttctttcagcattcagtccagtcctccctgcctagctctgctctgccccgccctgctctgctataggctcaaagcagttctttattcattaatggtaatcatagcatacagagggaaatcccacatcatattagGATCTAGATAAAAGTCCCCTTAAAATCAAGTATAACTACTTCAAGCCAGCAAGAATTTACTGTGTGGACTGCAGGCCGTTTACTATACTTAATGCCACAAGAGATTTAACTTTTGTGTGGAGTGGTCCCTGCCTACGTGAAAGAAAAGACttcatggtttttgttgtttctgtgccTTTGGCTTCTCTTCACCTGTGATACCCTCTCCTTATCAGCGTTCAAAATAGTCATGCCTTACTTAGTGATAAGCTTGCATTCTGAGATAcacgccgccaccacccagcaccccttcacatttttttttcaaatgtagaattaacatttcttttccttttaggaTTAAAACATCATGTACATGATTAGTCACCCATACCTGTGCAGATGAGTGTACCCGTGAGCATGGATGCCAGAAACATGGAAATccttggagctgggtggtggttggtgcatgcctttaatcccagcactcgggggcggggggggcagaagcaggtggatctctgtgagttcgaggccagccagggctacacagagaaaccctgtctcaaaataacaataataataatgataatgatgataataataatgagaagGTTATTTCCAGGAAAGTAATCCTTGAAAAATGAGgcagatttatatatatatatataaaacaagcaaaacctgATTAAATTTGTCCCCACTGGACCAGCTTTATAGACTTGTCAGAAATTCCTCAGACCAGTGAGATGCCTGAGCACGTAAAGAAAGGCCCTTTTCTGCCAAGCCTGGTAATTTTGTCCGAAAATGCAAAGAAcccaaaacagaaagaataacCACCTCCCCCAAGCTGCTCTCTGATCTCCaatgcactctgtgtgtgtgcatgtgtgtgtgtgtgcgtgtgtgtgtgcgtgcgcacgcgcgcacacacaaaacTCTAAAATAAATGTAGTAACATTTAAATGCCTAAAGTAGTCTTACCATTAGAAGCAAAGGATAAATATATCTTGTGGATATAAAACATACTAGCAGAGCAGTTTTACGAAAGAAAAAAGGATCAAACTTAATTGATATAGGAAACCAAACCTCAAAGACAAAAGGGAAAGATAGCcagaaaagaatgaacaaaatgaTCAGTATGAACTATTTGTGATGGCAGAGAATGTATACAGATTACCCTCCCCTCCGTTAAAAGAGAAAGCCTGCGCAATGGCCACACTGACCATAAGATTTCCTCCACCATAAGTAAGCAGGCATTCATATGATTGTATTCCGGAAGAGGAGGGACAGGAAAGAgcctgagaaatcaacactgatgtAGAAACTGCCGTAGAGTCATCGAGTCTTGGGAAAGATACAGAAGTCCAATCTCAAGaagcactcaggcacacacacacaatctaagaGACCTGACAACAGAAAGTAAAGGAGTAGCAAAAAAATATACCCTGCAGTTAGAAACTGAAATAAGGAGTAGCTATATTTACATCAGATAAAATGGGGTTAATGTCGCAAGTAGTAACAAGAAACAATGGGCATTTAGTCATAAGAGGATCGATTCGGCCAGGAATTTAAATTGTGTTTATGTATGCCCTTAGTGCTGAAGCACCCAAGTATATAAAGCCAACGCTCCTAGGTGTCAAAGGAGAGATGGGCTGTAATGTCACAGTGGTGACTGGCTTTCCacttagcacttgagaggtagagacaggtgatcTCTATAGTTCGaagctaccctggtctacaaggtgggtttcaggccagccagtaCTACATTGAGAGACTgtcaatggatggatggatggatggatggatggatggatggatggatggatggatggatggtggaggCTTCGCTGCTCTTAGCATTGGGTGTGTCATCCAGATTTTAAATATCAACGAGGGAACGTCCTTGTGAACATATATCATCAGAGTAAAGTTAGATGCATACTGATGTCCCCGCCACTGTCCTGCCCTGCGAACTctagctgcctgcctctgtgccttCGTCCTCCAGCTGCACCTCAGCTTGGGGAGACTGTCGGGTTCCTGCACCCCCTCTTAGAAACATTGTGCTGGCAGTAATTTAGGAGAGTCTAAGCTTGCTTAATTTCACGTCTGCTCTAAGGGGTCGCCATCTTCCCACATCCCTTGCCAAGTGTCCTAAGAGCCACGGGTGTATACATTCCTGTTCAGTGTTTTATTTGATGCAGGAGATAACTGTGATCCCTGGGACTGACTTgacctattttttctttttgtcttgtaCTTCTGATTTTAAAAAGGCAACATATACTGGGCTTTTGTTGCATGACAGTGAAAGTCATCAAGATTTACTTTTGGCTCAGTTTCAAAGTCGCATTAGGTCAAAGCGCATTTTCTAAAAGTCTAGCTGGACTTTTTTCAGTGTGTCAAATCagatttataattaaaatctGTATGTTCTGAGCATATGaggaataaacacaaataaataaggcaGAAATGATCGGCCAGACCATGGGGATAgctgcctgagctacagaaatGTCCATCTTTTTACCTTGAAACATGAAATGGTCTTCAGGGCCCAACCTTCCATCCCTATTCTCCCTGTTCATCAGCATGTCAGCCCTGACGTCTGCTGACCTTATTCCTGTGGTCACTTGGTAACCAAGCCTCTACCtgtgcaagaaaaaaataataaagccaagTAGGAAAGTGAGGCTCTCCTCTGCGTTGCCCTGAAGCTTTGGAGTGAGAAGCTGATCTCGATTCATCCTGAATGTGGATCTCAAACTACGCACACAGAGCTGAACATGGCCGGGTTTCCTTTGCTGTCGGACCCTAACCGAGCATGAAAATGCTGGGCCTGTTCTAATTCAAGTTGCAGGACATCTTGCTCCACTTCGGTTGCAGTTGGGATAATTTTAGGATGCATATGGGTTCGTTCTCACGTTATAGTtagccattttttctttttccagtataTGGAAACAAATTGGGGTTTGAGATAGTTCATAAAattcctttgattgtcttagtttttttatttataggATAACTCCATTTCAATTGTAAGTTCAAAGacatctcttatttttatttcatgtgctttggagttttgcctgcatgtatgtctgtagggtgtccagtcccctggaactggacttcgagacagtcatgagctgccctgtgggtgctgggaatcgaacctgagttctccagaagagcagccatctctccagccactcaaAACCAGCCCTTAAAAAGGTGAAAATTACCCGAGACTGTAGCTGTGTAACAGCACTGCCATTCTGATTTTCTCCCCCTAGACGAAGAGCTCCtggatgtctctgcctctgtcttaccggaatggaagaaagaaacgtATGGCCAGATCCGAGTGTGTGCAAAACAGAGGCTGGCTCGGTACGGTTCCTTTAACACGGTTCAGACGTCTGAGAAGATAGAGAGGAAAGTGAGCTCGGAGCCCAGCAGCCCACAGGGAGGAAAACAAGGTACGGGCCCTTGCTCCACCTCTGGAGTCCATCAGTTGCCATGGAAAAGTAGCCTTGGTGATACGCAGGCATTTTCAAATGATCTCTCTAGACCATGCCGTTTTTCTCAACAGCCAATTCTTCACTTGCCTGAAGTCAAACAGTTATTGGCTGCAAAAAAGACGCTGACTTCACAGTGTGTGAGCATAGCCCCGCGCCTTAAATTGATCCAGTCAGCCTTGATCAATTGGCTTGCTGTGCTTTGCCCCTTTGATATGTCACAGAAGTTTATAACTTGGGAAAcaacatttgtttttctctcttactTATTCTTAATGAGACCTGAAATCACTGTTAATAGCTACAGTCTGGAAATTGCCCTTTCTGAAACAAAGCCAGGGCGGGTTTGGAGTGGTCTTCACAACCCCTCAGCCTCGAGGAactgtctgtgttgtgtgtgtctgcgAGGCATGGCTCCTGCTGCATCTGTTAACCCTTCGCGTTCCCTTGCAGGATCAGCCTATTCCCTAGAAATTGGAAGTCTGGCAGCCATctacagacagaaagtagaagacAAATCACAGTAAGTCGCCTTTAAGAACCCGGTCATGGTCAGGTCATGCCGTCGTTCCTGGTCGAGATGGAGCGGTTGACAACCATGGCCAGCGGACACACCGACGGTTGATAGATTCACTCTGACTTTCAGAGCTCAGTTTCTCGCTTAGGGAGGCCGAGGTTGGAGAGAAGCACCCAACCTGCAAAACCCACATCCTCTACTTTCCAGAGGTTAATCTAGTTCAAAAcatgaacaacacacacacacatatatataggcGGCCCAAACACATTAAAATCTCATAACGAGGCTTAGTTTTGAATGAGGGCTGCCTAAGCATTCTTTATTAGTACTGAGCAAACggagaagaaaagaataacaaaCTCAACGAGCTGTCCTTTACATCAGTCCTGCCCAGCCTCCCTTCCACCCGTACTCTCTCGAGTAACCGGGAAGCTGGCCTTTGCCGTCAAACAGACCTGCAGTGAGGTCCAGCTTCACATCCTTAGAACCGGAGCGGGTGGATTAACTCTGAGCTTGGCTTGGGTTCTTCTCTTCAGTAAGTGGGAATAGGAGTAGCTATGACTACAGTATGGTACCAAATGTCTGTCAGGGGCCAAGTGCTTGATACTCAACAACCATGAGCTGTGGGAGAACCAGTGTCAGCCAGTAGTCGGTCATCTGAGAGCCCAACAGCTCTTCCCACATAAGCACCTCGTGTCGTCCCTAGCCACCTCAAGACTTCCTTGGTCTGCCTGTATGTGCCCACGGAGGACATTTGAACATCGTCTGAGCAGTCTTACTTCACTTCTGACTTGGACAGCGGTGAATCGGGGGCTGTGGTAGAACTCGGTGACTTGATGGTACTCTTTTATTATCTCTTTATTACAGGGGGGAAGCCTTTGCCAGCAAGAGAGTGGTGCCTCCAGCAAGCAGCTTGGACCCTGCCCTCCCCGTTGACTCCGAATACTGTGTCAAGTCTTTAGCCCACCCAGTATTTTCTGTTGCTCAGACAGATTTGCAGGCTTCCTCCACGCAGAATGGCCTCCACGGACAAGCAGGTGGCCACGTTCCTCCCGCTGCCTCAGACGCAGAGAGCTTGAAGCCAGCTCTGCTCGCTGGCCAGCCCCTGGTCTACGTGCCCTCCTCGCTGTTCATGCTGTGTGGGAGCCTGCAGGAGGGGCTGTCCCCAGAGCcgagagcagaggaggatggtGGCTCAGAAGTCCCGGCTGACCTGTCCTTGGCACCCTCGGCTCAGAAGCGCCTGTGTGAGGAGAGGAATCCCCACAAGGAGGATGAGCCTGCCatgaaaaggcagagtcaggaattTGAAGACAGCCCCTTATCCCTAGTCATGCCCAAGGTAAGGGATTGTGGGTAAATGTGTCTGGTGTCATCTCATTGACTCCAAGCTTAATGGAGACAGAtgctctgaggcagtagactctGGACTAGAGGCGTATTTCATGCGGTCCTGATATATTTAATGAAGCCCTAGACTGGCTTTCCCAAAAAATCTTACCATAAGATAATACTATAAGAaaagtaacttttattttaacaaaatgaaaaatcataCTTCTTATGAAAAGCCAAAAAAGTATAGAGAAGAAAAAAGCTTGCTTGTTAGTACAGGGTAATAATCGTTGTTAGCGTGTTTGTGTATTCTATCTCAGCGCAGTTtcatgaactaaaaaaaaaaaagtttggaatCATTTGGGCCCTGGAAACAGTGGGGTACCTGGATCAGGGAGGTGAATAGCTTTGGGCTGGGCCAGTGCTCTGCGCTGCCCGTCGATCCTGGACAAAAAGACAAGCTGtctgtgccctcccctccccgcTCCCCACAGTAGCCATGCAGAAGTTAATGAGGTAGAACCAACCAGTGAGGCTGGGAGAACCAGAGAGCGTTCCTCTCAGCGTGCAGTGGGTCGACTTGGCGCGCTGCGTGGAGATTATTCCATTAAGAGcctttcccttctgtctttctcctgccaaagtgttttttttttgttttgttttgtttttttagttttatatatagCTCAGCATTGCAGATTAGAAGTGTGAGAAGGAAATAGAGTTGGTAAGAATGGGAGGGAGATACCAGCAGGTAGAGGAGAGAGTAACCAGAACGCATCATGTACCTGCGTGAAATTGTCAGAGAAGTAGCTTAACAAAAAGTAAATCAAACTTTAATTAGAGGccgatggtggtggcacacgcctttaatcccagcactcgggaggcagaggcaggcggatctctgtgagtttgaagccagcctggtctacagaactagtttcaggacagctagggctgttacacagagaaactctgtctcaaaaacctgaGCTATTAATCCAAGTGACACCTGGCTGTTTTCTCGTCTATATGCTATCAATTTTAAGAGAACTCTTCTATCTAAAACTGACTCCTGGAATCCTGACTTggcttctctgctttctggtttgGTTGTGCTTAGAGACCGTCAAACTCCACAGCCCTCGCCTCTCCTGTGACTGCGGGAGATGGGAGATCTACGCCCCTGGAAGGCGTCGCCTGTGAAAAGGGCCAGGCCCCGGCCGACGAAGAAGTTTCAGGAAAGGCCATGGCAAACTGCTGCTTCCTTGCATCTGCATGTGGAAACCCTTCCAGAAATCCAGAGGCGGAAAAGCCTTCAAATGGAACTGACGTCACCAAAGACCCCGCCCTGCTGCAGTATCTGTATGTGCAGTCTCCAGCAGGTAAGGGATGCCCGTGCCTGCCACACCATGCGTTCCTATCTCTGCCAGTGTCACCAGACCAGGGCGAGCAGTAAATTGTCGGGCTGTGCCCATCTCACTCCCGGTCTCCACAAGAGGTTCCTGTCCTCTGTTCAACAACAATGGGGTTAATGGGATACACTTTAAATGCGTTACACTTTATCTGACGAAGAAACCTCCCGTTTAAAAGACAGGTTTATTTTTTGATTCAAGCAAGTCTGGGCACGGGTTCAGACTCTCAGTATGAATGTGTCGGCGATTGTGCACAGCCCCCATTCTGATTTCAGGGTCGAGCAGTACCGAGTGCGTCACCGTGATCTCCTGTAAGAGAACTTGACATTTAAAACCACTCATGACCTCCGTCAACTTAAAACAAGCACTCAGATATTCTCGTTAGTAGAGGACTAGCAAAAGCACCTGCTTCTCTGGAGTGCTAAGAAACTGAACTGGATCTCATAAACCTAAAGCACCCAGAGCGCGTCAGTACTGGCACTTACTAAGTAAGACTCAGTAGATCATGTTGTTATTTCAAACAAACTGAATTAGAGCGAAAAGCTGGTCAGGTTTGTCCTATATACGTCAAGTTGTTCTTGATACAGAGATactgtattagctacttttctgtgtTAGAAGGGAATACTTGAGAACGGTTTAAAGAAGGGAaggtttgttttggtgtgtggtCTGGGAGGGAGTGGCCAAAGGAGCACAGCTGCTTACATTGTGACTGCTTTGGCAGTATAGAATTGTGTACTACAATTAGAAGGATGCAGAGACGATTAGCACAGCCCCTGTGCAAGGGTGACGTGCACAT from Chionomys nivalis chromosome 25, mChiNiv1.1, whole genome shotgun sequence encodes the following:
- the E2f7 gene encoding transcription factor E2F7, producing MEVNCLTLKDLMSPRQARLDFTVDDAESAQKENIFVDRSRMTPKTPMKNEPIDLSKQRIFTPERNPITPVKLIDRQQQVEPWTPTANLKMLISAASPDIRDREKKKGLFRPIENKEDAFVNSLQLDVVGDSVVDDYEKQRPSRKQKSLGLLCQKFLARYPSYPLSTEKTTISLDEVAVSLGVERRRIYDIVNVLESLHLVSRVAKNQYGWHGRHSLPRTLRTLQRLGEEQKYEEQMACLQQKELDLVDYRFGERRKDGSPDPQDQHLLDFSESDYPSSSANSRKDKSLRIMSQKFVMLFLVSKTKIVTLDVAAKILIEESQDTPDHSKFKTKVRRLYDIANVLTSLALIKKVHVTEERGRKPAFKWIGPVDFSSIDEELLDVSASVLPEWKKETYGQIRVCAKQRLARYGSFNTVQTSEKIERKVSSEPSSPQGGKQGSAYSLEIGSLAAIYRQKVEDKSQGEAFASKRVVPPASSLDPALPVDSEYCVKSLAHPVFSVAQTDLQASSTQNGLHGQAGGHVPPAASDAESLKPALLAGQPLVYVPSSLFMLCGSLQEGLSPEPRAEEDGGSEVPADLSLAPSAQKRLCEERNPHKEDEPAMKRQSQEFEDSPLSLVMPKRPSNSTALASPVTAGDGRSTPLEGVACEKGQAPADEEVSGKAMANCCFLASACGNPSRNPEAEKPSNGTDVTKDPALLQYLYVQSPAGLNGFNMLLPGNQTPHAVGPSPSGQLPSFGVPCMFLPSPGLAPFPVLYSPAIPAPISSAPATLPNTGPMNFGLSALGSTAHLLLSPAAMVNPTTPTIPSSDSQLQCQPSLNLSPGMPGSHGVILPESPSYRRHPVSMVKVEQSPAPATPKSIHRRHRETFFKTPGSLGDPVFRRRERNQSRNTSSAQRRLEISSSGPD